One part of the Magallana gigas chromosome 5, xbMagGiga1.1, whole genome shotgun sequence genome encodes these proteins:
- the LOC117680391 gene encoding microtubule-associated protein 2 isoform X9, with product MGVNVADSMDNYNQDQGASEMECQCDNNEPEQSLSKNVDDLDHSQNMNPSLSYVPHDVMDSNVAQEEENVPMSHEDPTNQPAYQHVSSHDRNAFDEQIVPGVCSCIEEPEPEVPQEEAVEVEQHETPQAQYKHKEECVDEEDYDDGSDGEDVGGGQFEYQGDDGEDDEEIEVYTDDGDYSDEDYDDGPDSYRASEEREVVSDEEIKDDKAEIILQQEASTTNTEAASISEPQVTDPSSKHVEADEMGPTDITTEENDSARNSEEREMYVAEEDQRFSEERNEKMGEEVERDHSSEADEDDMNERMKLGSGFVDEVQPQEDNSVLEGGMNESEQNVEDETQGQHVGEKESSSMDEREGSQEPDVEASAPFNSFAPQASDEQIQSHQETDNTIESEKMGEEQYVEDDKITKGEVKEEVSVDEIVVEEKPLECPQEKVPDVVLTTTMEPHTEVASECVGMVDIGEGEEGEIEIQSNVSEFGSQYAEMGDDRMDEEEESNFNSGENGEPKDDYYPDEGEEDIEREQDFEREDVKQQEVEDLIEQEESRESENIPEDVVCSVDQTESLGFDVNEKQMDMAQQSELENISHHVNEFQSEIAGTVDKPPDSIKLAQEQAEHQPHKAETFIESEGSDMEERSITPDPDQMLKMASPRSEMPQDAFDTVFHTKETISETEEEQGKPEETEGQIPEQASDFMPGSHVQCPGIEIAPPVNESDMEHIKMGAEQVEEAEFQKNQEDEVAPTASDEVAPTASDAMTGSLIMDEGQTIDDAEQVKEAEFDKSPDDEVDPQMDGNAMTGSLILDEGQTIDDAEQVKEAEFQKNQEDEVVPQMDGNAMTGSLILDEGQTIDDAEQVKEAEFDKSPDDEVVPQMDGNAMTGSLIMDEGQTIDDAEQGKEAEYDESPDDEVAPPTDGNAMTGSLIMDEGQTIEDAEPVKVAQFDESPDDDIAPPMSGSAMEGSLIMDEGQTIEDLPEEHTSVMEGSFVMDKGQTIEDLPTEQTQSVMEGSLIMDDGQTVDEVPQQDVMSRSLMEDSIVMDEGETFDNQEIQGDNSRSTMEDTNTSEDSQASLKMNVMTGSMMEGSIVLDEEEKLEDRFPEDAMSKSMVEESEKYNEGQTFEDSLGNAPAESPSESFNESQTEDSLRTTSVGFMDDEASLQRQTAQNMVENVLNDAIDKVESMQKTDDISVEESSIDKTESGIEECIPDRYEEPPPEEIKDVSVEEPIEKVESVAEESIPEQRDLSMEEPPSISRTEESATEDLSIEKSEEVTPPAEPEQQKDEAVQKIKEMEVEKKPPPKKEEKTPLKAKSEEAKKKEKVLKETKNVTKVEKDKKNVSVLSKEQKKEVIQKKEKPKPKAKVPAKTESKPTSAKSETEKTPKDNKYSHITSRLTQETSASLARKTVKRTELLQGNSKVPSPEKADIAKRSQSATRQARSPRKPKELSTVEDNKDLISRSKSTPRPGAHRRQTPSPMRGQMTTTRNPRPTKLLQPKKDASAANGVTSPASGTDEEKAGKRTPSASSKKKYGIDSKNTSYKPGGGQVKIFDKKVQVKASPRVDVGGKTPPGSSTSPRKESPRPKPTTPKGPAPNVKNVTSKIGSLQNTSYTPGGGQVRIATKKTDYSSVSSRVGSTANMDHRPGGGEKKIESHKVEFKAQSKVGSTDYISHKPGGGNKKIETQKLDFKDKAKPRVESKTAHKPGGGDKKIETQKLNFKESAKSRTDSGTATPKAQTESVNSQDSVN from the exons ATGGGTGTTAATGTTGCAGACTCAATGGATAATTATAACCAAGATCAAGGTGCTTCTGAAATGGAATGTCAATGTGATAATAATGAACCAGAACAAAGTCTTTCGAAAAATGTGGATGATCTTGATCATTCACAAAATATGAACCCTAGTCTTTCTTATGTTCCTCATGATGTGATGGATTCGAATGTTGCTCAAGAGGAGGAAAATGTGCCTATGTCCCATGAGGATCCTACTAACCAGCCTGCATATCAGCATGTTTCATCCCATGACAGAAATGCATTTGACGAACAAATTGTTCCAGGTGTGTGTTCATGCATTGAAGAACCTGAACCAGAGGTTCCACAAGAAGAGGCTGTTGAGGTTGAACAGCATGAAACACCACAGGCTCAATACAAACACAAGGAAGAATGTGTGGATGAAGAGGATTATGATGATGGCTCTGATGGTGAAGATGTCGGAGGAGGTCAGTTTGAATATCAAGGAGACGATGGTGAAGATGATGAAGAAATAGAGGTTTACACTGATGATGGAGACTACAGTGATGAAGATTATGATGATGGCCCTGATAGCTACAGAGCTAGTGAAGAGAGAGAGGTTGTCTCAGATGAAGAGATAAAAGATGACAAAGCAGAGATTATTTTACAACAGGAAGCTTCTACAACTAACACAGAAGCTGCCTCAATTTCTGAACCACAAGTAACTGACCCAAGTTCCAAACATGTTGAAGCAGATGAAATGGGACCAACAGATATCACGACTGAAGAAAATGACAGTGCAAGAAATTCTGAGGAAAGAGAAATGTATGTAGCTGAAGAAGATCAGCGTTTTAGTGAGGAAAGAAATGAGAAAATGGGTGAAGAAGTAGAGAGAGATCATTCAAGTGAGGCTGATGAAGATGACATGAATGAAAGGATGAAGTTAGGTAGTGGTTTTGTAGATGAGGTTCAACCTCAAGAGGACAATTCTGTTCTGGAGGGGGGTATGAATGAAAGTGAGCAAAATGTAGAAGATGAGACCCAGGGTCAGCATGTTGGTGAGAAAGAGTCTAGTAGTATGGATGAGAGGGAAGGTAGTCAGGAACCAGATGTTGAAGCTTCAGCCCCCTTTAATTCCTTTGCTCCCCAAGCTTCTGATGAACAAATTCAATCTCATCAGGAAACAGACAATACCATTGAGTCTGAGAAAATGGGGGAAGAACAATATGTTGAAGATGACAAAATTACAAAAGGGGAGGTGAAAGAGGAAGTGAGTGTGGATGAAATTGTTGTGGAAGAAAAGCCCCTTGAATGCCCACAAGAAAAAGTTCCAGATGTGGTTTTAACCACAACAATGGAACCTCATACTGAGGTAGCAAGTGAATGTGTTGGCATGGTTGATATTGGTGAGGGTGAGGAGGGTGAGATAGAAATACAAAGCAATGTGAGTGAGTTTGGGTCTCAGTATGCAGAGATGGGTGATGATAGAATGGATGAGGAGGAAGAGAGTAACTTTAATAGTGGTGAAAATGGGGAGCCAAAGGATGATTATTATCCTGATGAGGGAGAGGAAGATATTGAGAGAGAACAAGATTTTGAGAGGGAAGATGTGAAACAGCAAGAAGTCGAAGACTTAATTGAACAAGAAGAAAGTAGAGAAAGTGAAAATATTCCTGAAGATGTAGTTTGTTCAGTCGACCAAACTGAAAGCTTGGGCTTTGATgtgaatgaaaaacaaatggACATGGCTCAACAAAGTGAACTTGAAAACATAAGTCATCATGTAAATGAGTTTCAAAGTGAAATTGCTGGGACTGTAGACAAACCACCTGATTCAATCAAACTTGCTCAAGAACAAGCAGAACATCAGCCACATAAAGCAGAGACATTTATTGAAAGTGAAGGATCAGACATGGAGGAAAGGTCCATTACCCCAGACCCTGACCAAATGCTTAAGATGGCCTCACCAAGAAGTGAAATGCCCCAAGATGCTTTTGATACAGTGTTCCATACTAAGGAGACAATTTCTGAGACAGAGGAAGAGCAAGGAAAGCCTGAAGAAACAGAAGGACAAATTCCAGAACAAGCATCAGATTTCATGCCTGGATCACATGTGCAATGTCCGGGGATTGAAATAGCTCCTCCAGTAAATGAAAGTGATATGGAACACATTAAGATGGGTGCTGAGCAAGTTGAAGAAGCTGAATTTCAGAAGAACCAAGAAGATGAAGTTGCTCCTACAGCATCTGATGAAGTTGCTCCTACAGCATCTGATGCTATGACAGGCTCCTTGATAATGGATGAAGGACAAACCATTGATGATGCTGAACAAGTTAAAGAAGCTGAATTTGACAAGAGCCCAGATGATGAAGTTGATCCACAAATGGATGGCAATGCAATGACTGGCTCTCTAATATTGGATGAAGGACAAACAATTGATGATGCTGAACAAGTTAAAGAAGCTGAATTTCAGAAGAACCAAGAAGATGAAGTTGTTCCACAAATGGATGGCAATGCAATGACTGGCTCTCTAATATTGGATGAAGGACAAACAATTGATGATGCTGAACAAGTTAAAGAAGCTGAATTTGACAAGAGCCCAGATGATGAAGTTGTTCCACAAATGGATGGCAATGCAATGACTGGCTCTCTAATAATGGATGAAGGTCAAACAATCGATGATGCTGAACAGGGTAAAGAGGCTGAATATGATGAGAGCCCAGATGATGAAGTTGCTCCACCAACGGATGGCAATGCAATGACAGGATCTTTAATTATGGATGAAGGACAAACAATTGAGGATGCTGAACCAGTTAAAGTTGCCCAATTTGATGAAAGTCCAGATGATGATATAGCACCACCAATGAGTGGTAGTGCAATGGAAGGCTCTCTAATAATGGATGAAGGACAGACAATTGAAGATCTTCCAGAAGAACACACTTCAGTTATGGAAGGATCTTTTGTTATGGATAAAGGCCAAACTATTGAGGATCTTCCCACAGAACAGACACAATCTGTTATGGAAGGTTCTTTGATAATGGATGATGGTCAAACTGTTGACGAAGTCCCACAACAGGATGTTATGTCAAGGTCTCTGATGGAAGATTCCATTGTGATGGATGAAGGAGAAACTTTCGACAATCAAGAAATCCAAGGTGATAACTCCAGATCCACAATGGAAGACACAAACACATCAGAGGACAGTCAAGCCTCACTGAAAATGAATGTCATGACAGGGTCCATGATGGAAGGATCAATTGTTCttgatgaagaagaaaaattagAAGATAGGTTCCCAGAGGATGCCATGTCAAAGTCCATGGTAGAGGAATCTGAAAAGTACAATGAGGGACAAACTTTCGAAGACTCATTAGGGAATGCTCCCGCCGAGTCTCCTTCTGAAAGCTTCAATGAATCTCAAACAGAAGATTCATTGAGGACAACCAGTGTTGGATTTATGGATGATGAGGCTAGTTTACAAAGGCAGACAGCACAAAATATGGTTGAAAATGTTCTGAATGATGCTATTGATAAAGTAGAAAGCATGCAGAAAACCGATGACATTTCTGTTGAAGAATCTTCAATAGACAAAACAGAGAGTGGCATTGAAGAATGCATACCAGACAGATATGAAGAACCACCTCCAGAGGAAATAAAGGATGTGTCAGTTGAGGAACCCATAGAGAAAGTGGAATCTGTGGCTGAAGAAAGTATACCTGAACAAAGAGATTTAAGCATGGAAGAACCACCATCTATATCTAGAACAGAGGAAAGCGCAACTGAAGACCTTTCAATTGAAAAATCAGAAGAAGTTACTCCTCCTGCTGAACCTGAACAACAAAAAGATGAGGCAGTTCAGAAGATTAAAGAAATGGAAGTAGAAAAGAAACCCCCTCctaaaaaagaggaaaaaacaCCACTAAAAGCAAAGTCAGAGGAGGctaaaaagaaagagaaagtgTTGAAGGagacaaaaaatgttacaaaggttgaaaaagataaaaagaatgTTTCAGTCCTAAGTAAAGAACAGAAAAAAGAAGTCATTCAGAAAAAGGAAAAACCAAAACCAAAAGCAAAGGTGCCTGCCAAAACTGAAAGTAAACCAACAAGTGCTAAATCAGAGACTGAAAAAACACCTAAGGATAATAAATACAGTCATATCACAAGCCGATTGACCCAGGAAACTAGTGCTAGTCTTGCTCGTAAAACTGTAAAAAGAACTGAGCTATTACAAGGAAACTCCAAGGTGCCTTCTCCAGAGAAGGCAGACATAGCTAAGCGGAGTCAGTCTGCAACTCGGCAGGCAAGATCCCCACGGAAACCGAAGGAGTTGTCTACAGTGGAAGACAACAAGGATCTGATTTCCCGCTCTAAATCCACCCCAAGACCTGGAGCTCACAGGAGGCAAACCCCCAGTCCAATGCGAGGCCAAATGACCACAACAAGGAACCCAAGACCCACCAAACTTCTACAACCcaaaaaag ATGCATCGGCTGCTAATGGTGTCACATCACCGGCTAGTGGGACGGACGAAGAAAAGGCGGGAAAAAGG ACTCCATCAGCCTCCTCCAAGAAGAAGTACGGCATTGATTCCAAGAACACAAGCTACAAGCCGGGAGGTGGACAGGTCAAAATATTCGACAAGAAGGTTCAGGTCAAAGCTTCTCCCAGAGTAGATGTGGGTGGCAAAACACCCCCTGGCTCCAGCACCTCACCCCGGAAAGAATCTC CTCGACCAAAACCCACCACCCCTAAAGGACCAGCACCCAATGTCAAGAACGTCACCTCCAAGATCGGATCTCTACAGAATACCAGCTACACCCCAGGGGGTGGACAG gtGAGAATTGCCACAAAGAAGACAGACTATTCCAGTGTCTCAAGTAGAGTAGGCTCCACAGCAAACATGGACCACAGGCCAGGTGGAGGGGAGAAAAAG ATCGAGAGTCACAAAGTTGAGTTCAAGGCCCAGTCAAAGGTCGGGTCCACCGATTACATCTCACACAAACCTGGGGGAGGCAACAAGAAG ATTGAAACACAAAAACTAGACTTCAAAGACAAAGCTAAACCTAGAGTAGAATCTAAAACAGCTCACAAACCTGGAGGGGGTGATAAAAAG
- the LOC117680391 gene encoding microtubule-associated protein 2 isoform X12 encodes MGVNVADSMDNYNQDQGASEMECQCDNNEPEQSLSKNVDDLDHSQNMNPSLSYVPHDVMDSNVAQEEENVPMSHEDPTNQPAYQHVSSHDRNAFDEQIVPGVCSCIEEPEPEVPQEEAVEVEQHETPQAQYKHKEECVDEEDYDDGSDGEDVGGGQFEYQGDDGEDDEEIEVYTDDGDYSDEDYDDGPDSYRASEEREVVSDEEIKDDKAEIILQQEASTTNTEAASISEPQVTDPSSKHVEADEMGPTDITTEENDSARNSEEREMYVAEEDQRFSEERNEKMGEEVERDHSSEADEDDMNERMKLGSGFVDEVQPQEDNSVLEGGMNESEQNVEDETQGQHVGEKESSSMDEREGSQEPDVEASAPFNSFAPQASDEQIQSHQETDNTIESEKMGEEQYVEDDKITKGEVKEEVSVDEIVVEEKPLECPQEKVPDVVLTTTMEPHTEVASECVGMVDIGEGEEGEIEIQSNVSEFGSQYAEMGDDRMDEEEESNFNSGENGEPKDDYYPDEGEEDIEREQDFEREDVKQQEVEDLIEQEESRESENIPEDVVCSVDQTESLGFDVNEKQMDMAQQSELENISHHVNEFQSEIAGTVDKPPDSIKLAQEQAEHQPHKAETFIESEGSDMEERSITPDPDQMLKMASPRSEMPQDAFDTVFHTKETISETEEEQGKPEETEGQIPEQASDFMPGSHVQCPGIEIAPPVNESDMEHIKMGAEQVEEAEFQKNQEDEVAPTASDEVAPTASDAMTGSLIMDEGQTIDDAEQVKEAEFDKSPDDEVDPQMDGNAMTGSLILDEGQTIDDAEQVKEAEFQKNQEDEVVPQMDGNAMTGSLILDEGQTIDDAEQVKEAEFDKSPDDEVVPQMDGNAMTGSLIMDEGQTIDDAEQGKEAEYDESPDDEVAPPTDGNAMTGSLIMDEGQTIEDAEPVKVAQFDESPDDDIAPPMSGSAMEGSLIMDEGQTIEDLPEEHTSVMEGSFVMDKGQTIEDLPTEQTQSVMEGSLIMDDGQTVDEVPQQDVMSRSLMEDSIVMDEGETFDNQEIQGDNSRSTMEDTNTSEDSQASLKMNVMTGSMMEGSIVLDEEEKLEDRFPEDAMSKSMVEESEKYNEGQTFEDSLGNAPAESPSESFNESQTEDSLRTTSVGFMDDEASLQRQTAQNMVENVLNDAIDKVESMQKTDDISVEESSIDKTESGIEECIPDRYEEPPPEEIKDVSVEEPIEKVESVAEESIPEQRDLSMEEPPSISRTEESATEDLSIEKSEEVTPPAEPEQQKDEAVQKIKEMEVEKKPPPKKEEKTPLKAKSEEAKKKEKVLKETKNVTKVEKDKKNVSVLSKEQKKEVIQKKEKPKPKAKVPAKTESKPTSAKSETEKTPKDNKYSHITSRLTQETSASLARKTVKRTELLQGNSKVPSPEKADIAKRSQSATRQARSPRKPKELSTVEDNKDLISRSKSTPRPGAHRRQTPSPMRGQMTTTRNPRPTKLLQPKKDASAANGVTSPASGTDEEKAGKRTPSASSKKKYGIDSKNTSYKPGGGQVKIFDKKVQVKASPRVDVGGKTPPGSSTSPRKESPRPKPTTPKGPAPNVKNVTSKIGSLQNTSYTPGGGQVRIATKKTDYSSVSSRVGSTANMDHRPGGGEKKIESHKVEFKAQSKVGSTDYISHKPGGGNKKIETQKLDFKDKAKPRVESKTAHKPGGGDKKGQMAKDIPIPDKQ; translated from the exons ATGGGTGTTAATGTTGCAGACTCAATGGATAATTATAACCAAGATCAAGGTGCTTCTGAAATGGAATGTCAATGTGATAATAATGAACCAGAACAAAGTCTTTCGAAAAATGTGGATGATCTTGATCATTCACAAAATATGAACCCTAGTCTTTCTTATGTTCCTCATGATGTGATGGATTCGAATGTTGCTCAAGAGGAGGAAAATGTGCCTATGTCCCATGAGGATCCTACTAACCAGCCTGCATATCAGCATGTTTCATCCCATGACAGAAATGCATTTGACGAACAAATTGTTCCAGGTGTGTGTTCATGCATTGAAGAACCTGAACCAGAGGTTCCACAAGAAGAGGCTGTTGAGGTTGAACAGCATGAAACACCACAGGCTCAATACAAACACAAGGAAGAATGTGTGGATGAAGAGGATTATGATGATGGCTCTGATGGTGAAGATGTCGGAGGAGGTCAGTTTGAATATCAAGGAGACGATGGTGAAGATGATGAAGAAATAGAGGTTTACACTGATGATGGAGACTACAGTGATGAAGATTATGATGATGGCCCTGATAGCTACAGAGCTAGTGAAGAGAGAGAGGTTGTCTCAGATGAAGAGATAAAAGATGACAAAGCAGAGATTATTTTACAACAGGAAGCTTCTACAACTAACACAGAAGCTGCCTCAATTTCTGAACCACAAGTAACTGACCCAAGTTCCAAACATGTTGAAGCAGATGAAATGGGACCAACAGATATCACGACTGAAGAAAATGACAGTGCAAGAAATTCTGAGGAAAGAGAAATGTATGTAGCTGAAGAAGATCAGCGTTTTAGTGAGGAAAGAAATGAGAAAATGGGTGAAGAAGTAGAGAGAGATCATTCAAGTGAGGCTGATGAAGATGACATGAATGAAAGGATGAAGTTAGGTAGTGGTTTTGTAGATGAGGTTCAACCTCAAGAGGACAATTCTGTTCTGGAGGGGGGTATGAATGAAAGTGAGCAAAATGTAGAAGATGAGACCCAGGGTCAGCATGTTGGTGAGAAAGAGTCTAGTAGTATGGATGAGAGGGAAGGTAGTCAGGAACCAGATGTTGAAGCTTCAGCCCCCTTTAATTCCTTTGCTCCCCAAGCTTCTGATGAACAAATTCAATCTCATCAGGAAACAGACAATACCATTGAGTCTGAGAAAATGGGGGAAGAACAATATGTTGAAGATGACAAAATTACAAAAGGGGAGGTGAAAGAGGAAGTGAGTGTGGATGAAATTGTTGTGGAAGAAAAGCCCCTTGAATGCCCACAAGAAAAAGTTCCAGATGTGGTTTTAACCACAACAATGGAACCTCATACTGAGGTAGCAAGTGAATGTGTTGGCATGGTTGATATTGGTGAGGGTGAGGAGGGTGAGATAGAAATACAAAGCAATGTGAGTGAGTTTGGGTCTCAGTATGCAGAGATGGGTGATGATAGAATGGATGAGGAGGAAGAGAGTAACTTTAATAGTGGTGAAAATGGGGAGCCAAAGGATGATTATTATCCTGATGAGGGAGAGGAAGATATTGAGAGAGAACAAGATTTTGAGAGGGAAGATGTGAAACAGCAAGAAGTCGAAGACTTAATTGAACAAGAAGAAAGTAGAGAAAGTGAAAATATTCCTGAAGATGTAGTTTGTTCAGTCGACCAAACTGAAAGCTTGGGCTTTGATgtgaatgaaaaacaaatggACATGGCTCAACAAAGTGAACTTGAAAACATAAGTCATCATGTAAATGAGTTTCAAAGTGAAATTGCTGGGACTGTAGACAAACCACCTGATTCAATCAAACTTGCTCAAGAACAAGCAGAACATCAGCCACATAAAGCAGAGACATTTATTGAAAGTGAAGGATCAGACATGGAGGAAAGGTCCATTACCCCAGACCCTGACCAAATGCTTAAGATGGCCTCACCAAGAAGTGAAATGCCCCAAGATGCTTTTGATACAGTGTTCCATACTAAGGAGACAATTTCTGAGACAGAGGAAGAGCAAGGAAAGCCTGAAGAAACAGAAGGACAAATTCCAGAACAAGCATCAGATTTCATGCCTGGATCACATGTGCAATGTCCGGGGATTGAAATAGCTCCTCCAGTAAATGAAAGTGATATGGAACACATTAAGATGGGTGCTGAGCAAGTTGAAGAAGCTGAATTTCAGAAGAACCAAGAAGATGAAGTTGCTCCTACAGCATCTGATGAAGTTGCTCCTACAGCATCTGATGCTATGACAGGCTCCTTGATAATGGATGAAGGACAAACCATTGATGATGCTGAACAAGTTAAAGAAGCTGAATTTGACAAGAGCCCAGATGATGAAGTTGATCCACAAATGGATGGCAATGCAATGACTGGCTCTCTAATATTGGATGAAGGACAAACAATTGATGATGCTGAACAAGTTAAAGAAGCTGAATTTCAGAAGAACCAAGAAGATGAAGTTGTTCCACAAATGGATGGCAATGCAATGACTGGCTCTCTAATATTGGATGAAGGACAAACAATTGATGATGCTGAACAAGTTAAAGAAGCTGAATTTGACAAGAGCCCAGATGATGAAGTTGTTCCACAAATGGATGGCAATGCAATGACTGGCTCTCTAATAATGGATGAAGGTCAAACAATCGATGATGCTGAACAGGGTAAAGAGGCTGAATATGATGAGAGCCCAGATGATGAAGTTGCTCCACCAACGGATGGCAATGCAATGACAGGATCTTTAATTATGGATGAAGGACAAACAATTGAGGATGCTGAACCAGTTAAAGTTGCCCAATTTGATGAAAGTCCAGATGATGATATAGCACCACCAATGAGTGGTAGTGCAATGGAAGGCTCTCTAATAATGGATGAAGGACAGACAATTGAAGATCTTCCAGAAGAACACACTTCAGTTATGGAAGGATCTTTTGTTATGGATAAAGGCCAAACTATTGAGGATCTTCCCACAGAACAGACACAATCTGTTATGGAAGGTTCTTTGATAATGGATGATGGTCAAACTGTTGACGAAGTCCCACAACAGGATGTTATGTCAAGGTCTCTGATGGAAGATTCCATTGTGATGGATGAAGGAGAAACTTTCGACAATCAAGAAATCCAAGGTGATAACTCCAGATCCACAATGGAAGACACAAACACATCAGAGGACAGTCAAGCCTCACTGAAAATGAATGTCATGACAGGGTCCATGATGGAAGGATCAATTGTTCttgatgaagaagaaaaattagAAGATAGGTTCCCAGAGGATGCCATGTCAAAGTCCATGGTAGAGGAATCTGAAAAGTACAATGAGGGACAAACTTTCGAAGACTCATTAGGGAATGCTCCCGCCGAGTCTCCTTCTGAAAGCTTCAATGAATCTCAAACAGAAGATTCATTGAGGACAACCAGTGTTGGATTTATGGATGATGAGGCTAGTTTACAAAGGCAGACAGCACAAAATATGGTTGAAAATGTTCTGAATGATGCTATTGATAAAGTAGAAAGCATGCAGAAAACCGATGACATTTCTGTTGAAGAATCTTCAATAGACAAAACAGAGAGTGGCATTGAAGAATGCATACCAGACAGATATGAAGAACCACCTCCAGAGGAAATAAAGGATGTGTCAGTTGAGGAACCCATAGAGAAAGTGGAATCTGTGGCTGAAGAAAGTATACCTGAACAAAGAGATTTAAGCATGGAAGAACCACCATCTATATCTAGAACAGAGGAAAGCGCAACTGAAGACCTTTCAATTGAAAAATCAGAAGAAGTTACTCCTCCTGCTGAACCTGAACAACAAAAAGATGAGGCAGTTCAGAAGATTAAAGAAATGGAAGTAGAAAAGAAACCCCCTCctaaaaaagaggaaaaaacaCCACTAAAAGCAAAGTCAGAGGAGGctaaaaagaaagagaaagtgTTGAAGGagacaaaaaatgttacaaaggttgaaaaagataaaaagaatgTTTCAGTCCTAAGTAAAGAACAGAAAAAAGAAGTCATTCAGAAAAAGGAAAAACCAAAACCAAAAGCAAAGGTGCCTGCCAAAACTGAAAGTAAACCAACAAGTGCTAAATCAGAGACTGAAAAAACACCTAAGGATAATAAATACAGTCATATCACAAGCCGATTGACCCAGGAAACTAGTGCTAGTCTTGCTCGTAAAACTGTAAAAAGAACTGAGCTATTACAAGGAAACTCCAAGGTGCCTTCTCCAGAGAAGGCAGACATAGCTAAGCGGAGTCAGTCTGCAACTCGGCAGGCAAGATCCCCACGGAAACCGAAGGAGTTGTCTACAGTGGAAGACAACAAGGATCTGATTTCCCGCTCTAAATCCACCCCAAGACCTGGAGCTCACAGGAGGCAAACCCCCAGTCCAATGCGAGGCCAAATGACCACAACAAGGAACCCAAGACCCACCAAACTTCTACAACCcaaaaaag ATGCATCGGCTGCTAATGGTGTCACATCACCGGCTAGTGGGACGGACGAAGAAAAGGCGGGAAAAAGG ACTCCATCAGCCTCCTCCAAGAAGAAGTACGGCATTGATTCCAAGAACACAAGCTACAAGCCGGGAGGTGGACAGGTCAAAATATTCGACAAGAAGGTTCAGGTCAAAGCTTCTCCCAGAGTAGATGTGGGTGGCAAAACACCCCCTGGCTCCAGCACCTCACCCCGGAAAGAATCTC CTCGACCAAAACCCACCACCCCTAAAGGACCAGCACCCAATGTCAAGAACGTCACCTCCAAGATCGGATCTCTACAGAATACCAGCTACACCCCAGGGGGTGGACAG gtGAGAATTGCCACAAAGAAGACAGACTATTCCAGTGTCTCAAGTAGAGTAGGCTCCACAGCAAACATGGACCACAGGCCAGGTGGAGGGGAGAAAAAG ATCGAGAGTCACAAAGTTGAGTTCAAGGCCCAGTCAAAGGTCGGGTCCACCGATTACATCTCACACAAACCTGGGGGAGGCAACAAGAAG ATTGAAACACAAAAACTAGACTTCAAAGACAAAGCTAAACCTAGAGTAGAATCTAAAACAGCTCACAAACCTGGAGGGGGTGATAAAAAG